A window of the bacterium genome harbors these coding sequences:
- a CDS encoding efflux RND transporter periplasmic adaptor subunit, translating to MRTLKFAIPVLVLAACIAGAATLVATRPTVDASPPARFAPLVRVIDVQPETLRLRVKTQGTVEPRTESDLIPEVSGPIVWISNSLVSGGFFEKDQPLARIDPRDLDVALERARASLARTRSEYSRAKKELERVARLTDRNAASQAQHDDASNAEQVTRAALREASASLNQAERDRDRTEIRAPFAGRVREKGVDVGQFVKRGNPIAKIYAIEYVEIRLPIADDQLAFIDLPIWYRGDESEQLGPEVSLTAQFAGAERKWTGRIVRTEGEIDPKSRMVHVVARVDDPYGRGPDDTRPPLAVGLFVNAEILGREAEGVLSVPRSALNNDRLMVADTQDRLRFRDSEIIRRDHERVLIRVGLGEGDRVIVSAISTAVDGMLVRPVSREASGDDS from the coding sequence ATGCGAACCCTGAAATTCGCGATTCCGGTTCTCGTACTGGCGGCGTGTATTGCCGGGGCGGCGACGCTCGTCGCGACCCGGCCCACGGTGGATGCGAGCCCACCCGCGCGCTTCGCGCCATTGGTTCGTGTGATCGACGTACAACCCGAAACACTGCGGCTGCGGGTGAAGACACAGGGAACGGTCGAGCCTCGGACCGAGAGCGATCTGATTCCCGAAGTTTCCGGTCCGATCGTCTGGATCTCGAATTCGCTGGTTTCCGGAGGGTTCTTCGAGAAGGACCAACCCCTCGCGCGCATCGATCCGCGCGATCTCGATGTTGCACTCGAACGCGCCCGCGCCAGTCTCGCGCGCACGCGCAGCGAGTACTCGCGAGCCAAGAAAGAACTGGAGCGCGTCGCACGTCTGACCGATCGCAACGCCGCGAGTCAGGCACAACACGACGATGCGAGCAATGCCGAGCAGGTCACGCGGGCCGCGTTGCGCGAAGCGTCGGCTTCTCTGAACCAGGCGGAGCGCGATCGAGACCGCACCGAGATTCGCGCGCCCTTCGCCGGACGCGTTCGCGAAAAGGGCGTTGACGTCGGGCAGTTCGTGAAGCGCGGCAATCCGATCGCGAAGATCTACGCGATCGAGTACGTGGAGATCCGCCTGCCGATCGCCGACGATCAACTCGCGTTCATCGATCTTCCGATCTGGTACCGCGGCGATGAGTCCGAACAACTCGGACCCGAGGTCTCGCTGACCGCTCAGTTTGCAGGCGCCGAGCGCAAGTGGACGGGCCGGATCGTGCGCACCGAAGGCGAGATCGACCCGAAGTCGCGCATGGTGCACGTGGTAGCGCGAGTCGACGATCCCTACGGCCGCGGGCCCGACGACACTCGACCGCCTCTGGCCGTGGGACTCTTCGTGAATGCGGAGATCCTGGGTCGAGAGGCTGAGGGAGTCCTGAGCGTTCCGCGCTCCGCACTGAACAACGACCGTCTGATGGTCGCGGACACGCAGGACCGACTGCGTTTCCGCGATTCCGAGATCATTCGCCGGGACCACGAACGCGTACTGATCCGCGTCGGTCTTGGCGAAGGCGATCGCGTG